In one Oscillospiraceae bacterium genomic region, the following are encoded:
- a CDS encoding citrate synthase, with protein MASNPNYCDITPEIEALAAMSLATNSIDPEDYIRYDVKRGLRDLNGKGVVAGLTEISDIVAKKIVDGQELPCEGKLYYRGIDVEQLVGNALTEGRFGFEETAYLLLLGRLPNREELDCFKNQLAYYRTLPNNFVRDVILKAPSEDIMNSLARSVLNLASYDDRADDISLPNVMRQCMQLISLFPMLSVYGYQAWNYKSGSSLFIHAPRPELSTAENILSLLRPDSSYSYWEAHVLDICLTLHAEHGGGNNSTFTTHVVTSSGTDTYSCMAAALASLKGPRHGGANIKVVRMFEDMKQVVRDWKDEDEIRAYLQALLDKKAFDRAGLIYGMGHAVYSLSDPRANLLRSFVEKLSREKGRGEEYELYSMVERLGPQVISGERKIYKGVSANVDFYSGFVYHMLDLPLELYTPIFAMARVAGWSAHRIEELINMGKIIRPAYKYVGSHQDYVPMEAR; from the coding sequence ATGGCGAGTAACCCGAATTACTGTGACATTACGCCGGAGATCGAGGCCCTGGCGGCCATGAGCCTGGCGACCAACTCCATCGACCCGGAGGACTACATACGCTACGACGTGAAGCGCGGCCTGCGCGATTTGAACGGCAAGGGCGTGGTGGCCGGGCTGACCGAGATTTCGGATATTGTGGCCAAGAAGATTGTGGACGGGCAGGAGCTGCCCTGCGAGGGCAAGCTCTACTACCGGGGCATCGACGTGGAGCAGCTGGTGGGCAACGCGCTCACCGAGGGGCGCTTCGGCTTTGAGGAGACGGCCTACCTGCTGCTGCTGGGCCGCCTGCCCAACAGGGAGGAGCTGGACTGCTTCAAAAACCAGCTGGCCTACTACCGCACCCTGCCCAACAACTTTGTGCGGGACGTGATTTTGAAGGCCCCCAGCGAGGACATCATGAACTCCCTGGCCCGCAGCGTGCTCAACCTGGCCTCCTACGACGACCGGGCGGACGACATCTCCCTGCCCAACGTGATGCGCCAGTGCATGCAGCTCATCTCCCTGTTCCCCATGCTGTCGGTCTACGGCTACCAGGCGTGGAACTACAAGAGCGGCAGCAGCCTGTTCATCCACGCGCCCCGCCCCGAGCTGTCCACGGCGGAGAACATCCTCTCCCTGCTGCGGCCCGACTCCTCCTACAGCTACTGGGAGGCCCACGTGCTGGACATCTGCCTGACCCTCCACGCCGAGCACGGCGGCGGCAACAACTCCACCTTCACCACCCACGTGGTCACCTCCTCGGGCACCGATACGTACTCCTGCATGGCGGCCGCGCTGGCCTCCCTCAAGGGCCCCCGGCACGGCGGCGCCAACATCAAGGTGGTGCGCATGTTCGAGGACATGAAGCAGGTGGTGCGGGACTGGAAGGACGAGGACGAGATCCGCGCCTACCTCCAGGCCCTGCTGGACAAGAAGGCCTTCGACAGGGCGGGGCTTATCTACGGCATGGGCCACGCGGTCTACTCCCTCTCGGACCCCCGCGCCAACCTGCTGCGCTCCTTCGTGGAGAAGCTCTCCCGGGAGAAGGGCAGGGGCGAGGAGTACGAGCTCTACTCCATGGTGGAGCGGCTGGGGCCGCAGGTCATCTCCGGAGAGCGGAAGATCTACAAGGGCGTGTCCGCCAACGTGGACTTCTACTCCGGCTTCGTCTACCACATGCTGGATCTGCCCCTGGAGCTCTATACCCCCATCTTCGCCATGGCCCGTGTGGCGGGCTGGAGCGCCCACCGCATCGAGGAGCTTATCAATATGGGCAAGATCATCCGCCCCGCCTACAAGTACGTGGGCAGCCACCAGGACTACGTGCCCATGGAGGCGCGGTAA